In Microbulbifer agarilyticus, the DNA window GCCGTGGTCGATTTCTTCCGGAGTAGCTTCGCGTACGGAAACTACTTCAACGTCAAAGTGCAGCTCAACACCGGCCAGCGGGTGGTTGCCATTGATGGTGACTTGATCGCCGTCGATATCGACGATTTCCACTTCGATCGGGTGGCCATCGGTGCTCTGTGCGCGGAAAGCCATACCAACTTTCAGTTCATCAACACCACCAAAAGCACTCTTTGGCATGGTCTGGATCAGCTCGGGGTTTTGTGGGCCGTAGCCTTCTTCCGGGGCGACTACCACCTTGAACTTGTCGCCGGCACTTTTGTCCAGCATTTCCTGCTCCAGTCCGGGGATGATATTGCCCACACCTTGCAGGTATTTGAGCGGCTGGCCACCTTCGGAAGTGTCGATCACAGTGCCTTCGGCATCTTTCAGGGTGTAGTTGATCTCCACAACGCTGTGGTTAGCAATTTTCATTGGCAGTCTCTTGTGTGTTGAGCGTGAGTGATAGCTTGCCGCGCGTACCGATTGACAAGCAATCGGAGCGATAGGCTTTATGAGCGTGCATTGTATGGGCGGGCTGCTGTGCTCGCAACCGAGTCGCATGTTAGTGGACGGTTGGTCGGTTACGCGGTGGTAGGTTCGTGAGGTGAATAGAGGTATATGGTGGGTGAGGGCGGTCGGGGGCTTTATTTGATCCCGCCGCCGCTGTTTTAGCACCGCTCCCTGATAATACGGAATCGGTGCTGTCTGGGGCAGAAGAGGTTTCTGTTAGCTGGCGATAGCGCGCTTTGCATGGCTGCGAGCATAGAGGTCGCCGGCCATGCGGGTTAGCTGGTCGCTGAATGTTGCGGGATAGCCAAGTTCAACCAGGTGGGCTTCAAAGTACTCGAGCAGTGCCGTAAACAGTGTTGGACTCAGGCCCTGGGCGAGAAACTGCGCGCGACTGCTGTACACCGGTTCCGCCTGCTCAGCCAGCGCATGGCACAAAAATTGAGCTTGGCGAGTCTGTTGCTTCTGATGATCTGCAACGTCCTCGGTGGCCATGAACTTTCCGATTGCCTGATAGAAGTCGGTAACTAACTGGGAGACAAATACGCGCCCACCAATCGTACCGAGCAGGCCGCTCTCGGCGGCCTCTGGTGCGCACTCGCACACCTGGCCGTGATTGCATCGAGCCGGGTTGCCGAGCGGATATAAACCGGCAGGACTGAGTGCGTGCGCAGACGATACCTGTGACATGGATGAGCTCCCCCTGTGAGACGAATTTTCTGAATTTTTGTGGGCGTCCCGTTAATCTTGTCGATGTCGTTATGTTGACCTGCCGGAGGCGAAATCCATACCTGAAAAACGGTGTGGGGAAATTCGCGTGTGGCGGGTCTGGGACTGCCTGTTT includes these proteins:
- a CDS encoding FKBP-type peptidyl-prolyl cis-trans isomerase, which codes for MKIANHSVVEINYTLKDAEGTVIDTSEGGQPLKYLQGVGNIIPGLEQEMLDKSAGDKFKVVVAPEEGYGPQNPELIQTMPKSAFGGVDELKVGMAFRAQSTDGHPIEVEIVDIDGDQVTINGNHPLAGVELHFDVEVVSVREATPEEIDHGHVH